In Tautonia rosea, the DNA window AAACACGCTCAACTATGAATTCTTTTGCCTTGAGTTCCGACAGTGCTCGGCGGGCAACGAGGATCAATTCCATCGGAGGGGTCGCTCCGAGGTTGTTGACAAGCAAGGCAACCGACGCGCCAGTGGGGAGTTTCAAATCGCCGAGAATCTGGTCGAGCAAGCAATCAACAAGTTCATCGACGGGTTTGAGGGATTCACGACGAATCCCGGGTTCGCCGTGGATCCCGAGACCGATCTCGATCTCCTGTGGTCCGAGATCGAAGCCAGGTTTGCCTGAAACGGGAATAATCCCCGGAGAAAGGGCGACTCCCATGGTTCGAACCGATTCGGCAGCGTTTCGGGCTTCGGCTGCGACCTCGGCCAAGGACGCTCCTGCCTCGCTGGCGGCTCCGGCAACCTTGTGAACCAAAACCGTCCCGGCAAGTCCCCGTCGTCCTGCATGGTTCGTCGAAGACGACAAGGCGACGTCATCAGCCACAATCACCATCTCAACCGGAATCCCTTCGGACCTGGCCAGCTCAGCGGCGAATCCGAAATTTAGACGATCGCCGGTGTAATTCTTGACAATTAAGAGAACGCCGGCTGGACCGGCGACCGCCCGGATCGCTGCGATCACTTCATCCGTAGACGGTGACGTGAACACATCTCCCAGAACCGCTGCCGACAGCATTCCCCGTCCCACATAGCCCGCATGGGCAGGTTCATGACCGCTGCCTCCTCCAGAAATCAATGCAACCGTGTGTCGGGGCTGGTTTGCGTCGGCAAGGTCCGCGGTGAGGAGCACATTGTGTCCCTCCAGTCGGGTCAGCTCCGGATCAAGAAGCACCAGGCCTTCGAGCATCTCTGACACCACATTGTGCGGATTGTTTATCAATTTTTTCATGAGAGTCTTCAAAAGAAAATCCAGTTCATCGCCTTTACTACTGAGCCCACATCGAAAGGGATCAGGCTGACTCGGCGAAGAGAAGCGACTCGGCAGTTCCAGTTAACAGCCATCGTCGATCGTCGTCGTCGAGGAAGTCGAGCTGAGTTTGGATGAGATCAATGCTCGCTTGATACGAATGATCAACCACTTGGAATGGGCAATCACTCTCCCACATGCAGCGATGCGACCCATACGCATCAACAACACGGCGAATCATGGGTGCAAGGTCAGTATATGGCGGACCCATTGGGCTCAGCGCGTAAAAGGCTCCAATCTTGACGTAGGCATTCGGATTTCTGGCAAGATCGCACAGTGCTCGAAGATCGGGCTCTCGGAACTGACCATCGACTCCGATCCGAGCAAGATGATCGACGATGAACGGAGTCTCCGGGTACGTTCGGCATACCCGATCGACTTCCGGCAACGCATTGGGATCGATCAGAAAGCTAATTGCCTGTTTGCTCTTAGACGCATGGGAAAACATCGCATCATATCCGGGGTGATCGAGCCAGCGATCCATCGGAAGCTTGAGGAACTGCGGTTGAACACGAAACGCTCGAACCCCCTTTGTCGCCAGGTCAGCCATTTCAGCACCAGGATCACGCCCTTCAGGATCGATGATCGCTGTCCCGATAAAGCGATCAGGATAGGCCGCGATCATGTCAACCATGTACGAATTATCGAATCCGTAATAACTCATCTGGATCAGATTCACCCGTCCCACACCTGACGGTCGACAGGTTGAAAGCAGTTCCTCAGCCGTGAACGACGGGGGCAGCATCTCGCTTTGAGTGAATCCGGGAGCAAGGGGATATCGAACAAGATCAGGAGTCCAAATGTGAGAATGAGCATCGATGTAGGGTTCGGTCTCAAGTGATAGCGGACCCACCTGGCCTCGTGGTTTTCGTTGAGCATCCGATCGGGCGTTGGCCTGCTTCTGGAAAGCACTCTCTGCGCGATCTGATGCACCAGAAATCGCCAGGCCCGTAAGTCCCATCATCGCCCCTCTGAGTAGGAAACGTCGTGAGATTGAGGAGTCAGGGTGCGTTTCGGGGTTGCTCGATGTGTGCTGAAGCAGGTCGTCAGATTGGCGTCTCATCGCGTTTTCACCTCAGGTATCGGGTCGTCGAACGCAACTCGCTTGGTCGGATCGGAGGGCTATCGCAGCACCCCGACTCCCCGATGTCAAGGAGCAGCGACCATTTCCATCGAGCGATCAACCGCTTCATGACGTATCATCGGTCGAACGTGTCGAGTTGTTCGTCAATCCGAAAGGGTGGTCTTCTCCCTTTTCAATCACAAGACGGTCACTGTCCCATCCGAACACTCTCCAAGAATTGAGAAGCGACATGCGTCGAAGTCTTTCGATCGAACGAACAGATTCCGTCGAGGCGAAGGTCCGACTGCTTCACGAGGCCTATCAGAAGGGGCGGCTCGATTTGGTCTTGTCCCTGGCTGATTCCATTCGGGAAGGCATTCGATTTGATCGTCAGATCACGCTCGATCCATTCGAGCCTCATCTCGAGGCTGAAAACTTTGTGCCGGTTGCCGATCTCCCGAAACCCTGGGCCATTTGGGCAAGAGGATGGAGGTTGGTCCAGGCGCTCTCGATCTTCGAGACCATCGGACAGGCTCGCTCCGGTGAACCGGTTGAAATTCGCCTCCGGCTCCGAATCGATCAGGTGACCGATCCAAACCGAGAACTTCGTATTGCCCGAGTTGACCTCGAGCAGGGCACCCTCCATGAGCTCCCCTCGCAGGTGTCCAGCGTGACTCGCTCGGATCAAGAGTGGCGCTGCCGTCTAACATTTCTTGCGAAGGTTCCCCAGCACGACCAGGCGACATACCTCGTCTTTACAGACAATCCCAACGCCGAACGCCCCGAGTACATCACCGACCTAAACGTTGTAGGTGAAGGCTACGACCTGGAAATCAGCAACCACTTTTATGTTGCTCGACTGTCCGGACAGGTCGGGCAGCTGGAACGCCTCACCTCACGTCGAGAACACGGGCTAGAGCTCTATGCCGGCGGAAAAGGGCATGGTGAACCTCCAGGAATCGATTGGGCCCACGATTATGTTGATCATGAGTCCTTCCAGAAGCTCCGAGTGCGAAACTGGGCGGAATGTCCCGATTTCGAGGTTGAACGGGGTCCAATATTCGTTCGGCTTCGTCGGTGGGGATTTCCTCACAGTCCCGTGCATCCGCTGTTCACCCCAAGCCGGATACACATCGATCAGACCTACACATTCCATGCAGGATTACCCTATTTCTTCAAAGAAGGAACCATGGAGGCGATCAAGGATGTGCGGATCGAAGCCATGCGGGATGATGAGTGGGTTTTCTCCGGCTATTCATACACGAACCTGATCTGGTTCGATGGCTCGGGAAAGCTTCACGACGGCCCAGTCCCCCCCGAGGCCGCCAACAACCTCTGGGGGGTCGGGTTCTATCACAATCAAAGCCAGGATGCCTTTCTTGCCTTCTGGCTGGACCATCGGGTTGACGGGCACGATCGGATCGACCATTCCGGCTCACCCACCCTCTCCTATCCCGGGCACGGACAACTCTGGAGCCGATATCCGGCACAGCAGACCGTCCTGAACGCCGGAACGGTCTTCCACCAACGAAATGCCTATCACCTCTTCCCCTTCTCCGGAGAGGGCGACGCCGAAGCTCTGGAAGCGATGCGGCACCGGCTTCTGAATCCGATCGAGCCGATCGCCGATGAACTTCCCCGGTGTGCTCACCCCCTTGCAAGCGGTTCCCTCGCTCGCCAGGGAGAAACCGAGGAATACGGACTTCAGAAACAGAACATCTGGCACGCGCTCCACCAGGTCAAGGACGAGCAACTCTATACCGCCGAGGCTAGTATCGTCGACCTTGGTTACATTTACGATGTCCGGGTGCGGGCCGGAGTCGCTCTCGTGACCGTGACCATGCCCCATCGAGGGCGACCGGTCCACGACTTCCTTGTCTCACAAGGAGGTGGCCGTGTGAGTGAAGGAATTCGTGAACACGTCCTCAGAGTTGAGGGGATTGAGAATGTGGTCGTTGACCTGACCTGGAACCCTCCCTGGACCGTCGCTCGATTGTCCAACCAGGGACGAGCGGTCATGGGCCTGGACCCATCGTGATCAGCCACTGATGCCTGGGGTCCTGGGGAGGAGGGATGTTCTCCCTCCCCAGGACCTCTGTCTTTCCTGAGTATCGTCGCGGTTCCTGTCCCCCCCATCACGGATAGCTGTACGGCGCATCGAGCCCCATCGGGATCCCAATCATCCAGTACAACACCAGGAAGACAGTCCAAACCACGAGAAAAACCACCGAATACGGAAGCATCAACGACACCAAGGTGCCAATCCCCGTCCCTCTCACGTAGCGCTGGCAGTACACCACCACGAGAGGGAAATACGGCATTAACGGGGTAATGATGTTCGTGGTCGAATCCCCCACTCGGTAGGCGGCCTGGGTCAGTTCGGGAGAAATTCCCAGTTGCATCAGCATTGGGACGAAAATGGGCGAAAGTAATGCCCACTTCGCCGAGGCCGAACCGACCAGCAAGTTTACCGCTCCGGTCAACAGAATAATTCCGACAATTGTGACCTGTGGCGGCAGTCGCAAGGCCCGAAGTCCATCGGCCCCCTTCAATGCCATCAGGGCACCAATATTCGAATCATTGAATGCCTTGATAAACAAAGACGCAAAAAAGGCGAGGACAATGTAATATCCCATTGCCGACATCGACTTGCTCATTCCCTTGATGATGTCTCGGTGGTCCTTGACTGTTCCGGCAACGTAACCGTAGACAACGCCGGGAATCAAGAACAGCAGGAAGATCAATGGGACAATGGATTGCATCAAGCGCGCCTTCGCGTCGGTCAACCCGCCCTCGGGAGATCGCAAGGGTGAGTCGGCCGGAGCACTCAACACGCCGAGCACGATCAGACTGCCCACCATCGCCAACAGCGCGGCGACCAGGCCTCGCCATTCCCGAGTGCCGAGAGACGCCATCGGTTGAAGGTCTGACAGGTCACCATCGACCTTGGTCATTGCTAGTCGAGGTTCGATAATCCGATCCGTCAGATACCAGCCAAGCAGAATGATCAAGGCCGAAGACGCTGCCGTGAAATACCAGTTACAGAGTGGATTCACCAGGCGATCTGCGTCGATGACCTGCGCACCGGCCTGAGTCAATCCTTGCAGCAACGGATCGATCCCCGAGGGGATAAAGTTCGCGCTGAACCCACCCGAAACCCCCGCGAACGCCGCTGCGATTCCGGCCAACGGATGCCGTCCGGCGGCGTGAAAGATGACCCCACCAAGCGGGATCACCAGCACATATCCCGCGTCGGCCGCCGTGTGACTGACTATCGCCACCAGGATCAGCATGGGTGTGAGGAGAGATCGAGACGTGATCCCCAACAGGGCCTTCAAACCGGCGTTGATAAATCCGGTATGCTCAGCCACTCCCACTCCAAGCAAGGCCACCAGCACTACCCCCAGCGGGTGGAAGCCGACGAACGTGGCGACCATGTTCGCCAGAAAATTCGCCAGGCTCTCGCCGGTCAACTGGTTCTGGATTCGGATCGGCTCTTGTGTGACCGGATGGATCTCAGTGAACTCGATCGGAGAAAGCGCCGCCGACGCTCCCCAGACAATCACCATGAGGATGAGGAATAGAACCGCCGGATCGGGCAGCATGTTGCCCAGCCGTTCGATCAGATTCAGGGCGCGGTCGATCGCAGACTGTTTGCTCTCGGGATCGATCCCCGTGACTTGCGGGGGCGGGTCGGTCGCCTCGGGGGGCATCTGCGGCTGGTCGGAATCGTCGTTCATCAGTTGCGTTACTCACCGATCAGGCCAGATCGGATCGAGTCGGGCACACCGCCGAGCCTCCTTCGCCTCGACCCGAAACGATTCTGACATGGACGGCCCGCCACGCAAGGGGGAGCCTACCTGGATCTGGGCAGTTCGACGGACGTTGGCGGTCGTCTCTGAGAGTTCCGCAGCCGGCCGAACCCAACTCAGGCCACTGCATACCAAAGCGTTGCAAGCACGTGACAGGCCGAGCCTGCCATCACACACACATGCCATACCAGATGATGAAACTTCATCTTCTGAGCGGCATAAAATCCCACTCCGATCGTGTACGCCATCCCCCCCGCCACTAGCAATGCCAGACCTCGGGGATCCATTCGTTCGGTCACCGGTCCAACCACAAGTAAGATCAACCAGCCCATCACGAGGTAAAGTTTCGTTCCTTGGTAGGGGCGGATGGTGCCCGCCGCGATCGTTCGAAAGATGCCATAAATCGCCAGAGCCCAGACCGACACAAGCAGCAACCAGCCCCAGGTCCCTCTCAGAACGCCCAGTGCGAATGGAGTGTAAGTTCCTGCAATCAAAAGAAAAATCGCTGCTCGGTCGATCACCTCGATCAGCCGCTTTGTCTGACCTTCGGGTAAGGCATGATGGAGTGCCGACGAGAGATAAACGACGACCATCGTTGTCCCAAAGATCGCTGCCGCCAGAGCCGCGGTCCTTCCTCCGACCTCCAGGGCACCATCGACCAGCAAGGGAAACACCATGAGAGCCGCCACGAACCCGAGGCCGTGACTTACCGCATTGGCAAGTTCCTCGGCCTTTGTCCAGGGTCTCCACTCCTGATCGTTCTGATCAGTCATCCAGTTGACCCCAAGCATTCTCGGACGATCGGCTTCGGGGATTCTCGAGTGTTCCAGCTTCATCGGCTCGTTCCCCTTGATCGTTCAAAAATGATAGGACCCGATGCCGGCTCTCAATCGCTCATGTAAAATAGAAAAGCCTGAGCGATTACGCAGATCAGTTCGCCCCTCCGCCCTGTTCGCTCACACTACTGAGATCGGCTTCTGAGGATTTCTTCGATGAATCGGAATGGTGTTGTTCCCAAAGTCTCCTGCTGGAGGAGGCACTTGGCGGTCGGATTGGGCATTGTCGCCCTCGCCGTCTCTCCGGTCTGGGCCCAGGAAGTAAACCTCGACACTCAAGATCGAATCTCCGAGATTCAGGAACGAATCGAGGAACTCACCCGGCAACTCGAAGCGTTGAAGCAAGCGGAAGCCGAGCGGGCATTAGCCGAAGGAGAGGGACCTCGCGTCGATCCAGCCTGGATCGACAGTCTTCAATGGCGGGAGCTTGGTCCGGCGAACATGGGAGGGCGGATCGTCTCCCTCGCGGTGGTCGAAGACGATCCCAGCACGTTTTACGTTGCCACGGCCTCGGGAGGATTGCTCAAAACGACGAATAACGGCATTTCCTTCACTCACCTGTTCGAACGCGAGACCACCGTTTCGATCGGAGATGTGGCTGTCGCTCCGTCTGATCCGAACATCGTCTGGGTTGGAACAGGAGAGCAGAATCCGAGAAACTCCGTCTCCTACGGTGATGGCGTTTACAAGTCTACCGATGGTGGCAAAACCTGGACCAATATGGGGTTGAAGGAGTCGTTTCAGATTGGTCGAATCTTGATCCATCCTCACGATTCGAACGTTGTCTACGTTGGTGCACTTGGGCGTCTCTACGGACCGAACGAGGAACGTGGCCTCTATAAAACCACCGATGGGGGTGATACCTGGGAAAAGGTTCTACACCTGGACGAATCGACCGGCATCATTGACGCCGTCATGCATCCGACCAATCCTGACACGCTCCTTGTCGCGGCCTATGAGCGTCGTCGAGACGAATTCGATGTGGGCGACCCGGCCGTCAAATTCGGCGAGAAGGCCGGGATCTATAAAACGACTGATGGTGGTCGATCCTTCGCTCGAATCACCCAGGGACTGCCAACCTGCAAGCTCGGGCGGATTGGTCTGAACTACTTCCGCTCCAATCCGGACGTCGTGTTTGCGATCGTGGAATCCGAGCGCATTGGAGAAGGCCCCAAACTTCCAGAAGGCAAACAACCCGCGCTCATGGGGATTCAGGGTGAGGATTCCGAGATCGGTGCCGGTCTGACGGCGATCACTCCGGATGGTCCTGCTGCCAAGGCGGGCCTCGAATCTGGAGACGTCGTCACCGAGATCGACGGCACCAAAGTCGAGAAATACCAGGATCTGATTGACGTTCTCCGAACCAAGTTCGCGGGCGACACCGTCTCGGTCAAGGCCCGTCGGGGAGACGAAGAAAAGACCTTCGAACTGACCTTCGCGGCACGTCCCACTCAGGGCGATACAAGACGCCCCTTCGCCGCATCGCTGGGTGGTCAGCAGGAGAACAAGCAGGACGAGCAGGGCGATGAGGGCTTCGAGACTGGCGGCGTCTACAAATCGACCGACGGTGGTGAAACATGGACTCGGATTAACAGCCTGAATCCTCGCCCGATGTACTTCAGCAAGATCCGTGTCGATCCCACTGATGAGCAACGACTCTACGTCCTCGGCATCGCCTTGTACCGTTCCCAGGACGGCGGAAAAACCTTCACGGCCGATGGAGCCAGAGAAGCGCACGCCGACAACCACGCGTTGTGGATCGATCCCCGAGATGGTCGCCACATCATCCTTGGTACTGACGGTGGAACCTATGTCTCCTACGATCGCTGCGAGCAATGGGACCACCTGAACCATCTTGCCCTCGGGCAGTTCTACCACGTCGCAATCGACACCAGGCGGCTTTATTCCGCCTACGGCGGCCTTCAGGACAACGGCACCTGGGGAGGCCCCGTCGCGACTCGTAATGGTCAGGGGCCGACCAACGAAGATTGGATTCGCGTGGGTGGCGGAGACGGCTTTCAGTGTCGCGTGGATCCGGACGACCCTGACCTGATCTACTACACGAGCCAGTATGGCGCCCTTCAACGCGTGAATCTCCGCACTGGAGAGCGCGGGAGCATTCGCCCCCCTCGGCCCGAAGGGACACGATATCGATGGAACTGGAACACCCCATTCATCCTTTCGAGCCACAACCCCAAGGTTTACTACGCAGCAGGGAATTACGTGTTCAGATCGCTGGATCGCGGGAATGATCTTCGGATCATCTCTCCCGAAATCACCAGGACTGACCGCGGCAGCGCAACAGCTCTGGCCGAGTCTCCCGTCGATCGCGACGTCCTTTACGTTGGCACCGATGACGGGAAGCTGTGGGTCTCCCGTGATGGCGGGGTGGTGTGGACTGATGTAACCGAGGCGCTTGGCCTGCCCGGTCCAAGAGGGATGAGCACAGTCGAGCCCTCTCGATTCGAGGCCGGACGATGTTACGTCGCCATCGACGCCCACCGCAACGACGACGACAATCCCTATCTGTTCGTCACCGAGGACTACGGCGAGACCTGGGAATCGATCACCAGCAACCTCCCTCGCGGTTCGACGCGATGCCTCCGTGAGGACGTGAAAAACCCCGAATTACTCTACTGTGGAACTGAGTTTGCCCTCTGGTTCTCGATCAATCGCGGCCAGTCGTGGCAGCGGCTCAACAGTAACCTGCCCACCGTGGCGATCCACGAGATCGCCATTCATCCCACCGCCGGAGAGATTGTGGCAGCCACTCACGGAAGGAGTCTCTGGGTTCTTGACGTGACCCCAATCCGAGAGCTGACCGAAGAGGTTCGGGAGGCAAAGGCCCATCTCTATCGCCCGTTGCCTGCAGTCCGATGGAAGCGAGAGCCGATTCGGGGTGGGACCAATCGGAAGTTCTATGGTGAGAACCCTACGAACGGAGGGGTACTCTATTACTCCTTGACCAGGGAGGCCGAGCAGGTCTCCTTGAACGTGGTGGATGCTGCCGGTCAGACCCTTCAAACCCTGCGAACATCCCGCCAACCTGGCCTGCACCGGGTTGTCTGGGATCTGACTCGAAGGCCGGAAGGCCGGAGGGGACTCCCAGGCGGCCGAAGAATGCAAGGCATTCCCGTTCCTCCGGGCACTTATGGGATCATCCTGGAGGTGGATGGCGAGAGCTTCCGGCAGACGATTCGGGTCGAGCAAGACCCGGCCTTGCCGGTTTCGGAATCCATCGTGGCCGATGCCGACTGGCAACCCATCAATGAGGAGGAAGAACCGAAGGGAGCCCGCAAGGCTCCGGTTGACTTTGATTGATCCCCTGTTCGATCGGCCGATCCTCCCCAGGCAGTTCCGACCCCGGGCGCCTCGGGAATCGGCCGACTGGCGGGTAGCCGGTTGATTTCTCGGGACATTGGGGACCAAGATGGCGCTCGACTTCCCCCAGGGGGAGTCTGCACTCCACCCGCGTCGATCGCCACCCGAGACGTCGAACCAGAGAGGGGTCTTCACATGACGCAGACGATGCGCATCGCGTTGGCGGCCGTGGCCGCCGTGGCTTTCGTGGCCACTTCCGCAGACGCTCAGACGCTAACCGCCGGGATGGACCGCGGCACGCCCGACTTGAAGTCAGCTGGCGCCTTGACCTTCGGGCCTGAAGGGGTCTTGTTCGTTGGCGATTCGGCCGGTGCAGCCGTCTTTGCCATCGCTACCGGAGACACCGAATGTGCCTGCGAGGGATCGATCGAGGCGGCCAAGATCAACGAGCGAATCGCTGCCGAGCTCGGCACCGAGAGCCGAGAGATTCTCATCAACGACCTTGCCGTAAACCCTGCTTCTGGGAATGCGTTTCTGTCGGTTTCGCGAGGACGAGGACCAGAGGCCGAACCGGTGATTGTCCGTGTCGAGCCCTCGGGAGTGGTTGAAGTCCTCGACCTCTCGGACGTCCTCTTTGCCAAGACCACGCTGCCGAACCCTCCCGATCCGAACGCCGAGGAGCGCGGCCGAAGCCTCCGCAGCCAGTCGATCACTGACCTGGTTTTCGCCGACGGGCGATTGTTTGTCGCCGGTCTGTCAAACGAGGAGTTCTCCTCGCGGCTGATGGCCATTCCTGTCCCGTTCCAGGCCGATGCCGAGTCGGCGAGCCTGGAAATCTATCACGGTGCCCACGGCCGGTTCGAGACACGATCGCCGATCCGAACCTTCATCGCCACGCAACTTCAGGGTGAGCCGTACCTGATGGCCGCCTACACCTGCACCCCCCTGGTGAAGATTCCCATGGCCGAACTTCAGGCCGGTGCCCATGTAAAGGGGATCACCATCGCCGAGCTCGGCAACCGCAACACCCCACTCGACATGGTTGCCTACCAGAAGGATGGACGTGATTTGCTCCTGATCGCCAACTCAGCCCGAGGCGTCATGAAGCTCGATGCTGGGCCGGCCCTGTCGATCGAGGGAATCACCACCCGGATCGAGGACACTGCTGGACTCGACTACGAGACGCTCGGCCACCTCAATGGCGTCGTCCAACTCGATCGGCTTAACGATACCCACGCCCTGATTCTCGTCCAGGACGACAGCGGCGCCCAGGATCTTCAATCGATCGAGCTGCCCTGATTCCCCTTCGAATCGTGAGGTTTCGAGACCGAGGCTCGGGAGCAATCCCGAGCCTCGGCTGGTTGCGCGGAACTCGCTCGGCAACACTTCCTCTACCCTTGGCGCTTCATCGGTGAGGATCATCATGACCTGCTGGCTCTCCTTACTCGTCGCTGTGGTCAGACTCTCCGGGCCGATCGGAAGCGAAGGGCCGGCGATTCGCCTGGCTGAGGATGGGGCTTTCGAGGTGGTCGGGATCAGCCTCCCCTCAATGGAGCATCGTGAGGGGGTCCGTGTCGTGAGCCGCGTCTTCACCGTTGCTGTTCGTGGGGCTGAGGTTTCGATGCTCGGCCAGGTCCAGATCGATCCGGATCGGATCCGCTTCGTGCCTCGGTTCCCCATCCGACCAGGGACGACCTACCGGGCGACCTTTCGACCGGCCTTGCTCCCTGGTGGAGATCCCGATGCCAAGCCAATTCAGGCCGACATCACCCTGCCCGATCCGGACGCAGAGAACGAGCCGACCCGCATCGTCGCCGTGTATCCCTCCAGCGATCAACTGCCGGAGAACCTACTGCGCTTCTACGTCCAGTTCTCGGCTCCCATGAGTCGGGGAGACGCCTACCGTCACCTCCGGTTGACGGGGACTAACGGCGAGCCGGTCCCATCGCCCTTCCTGGAGCTGGATGAGGAACTCTGGGATCCGTCAGGCACTCGCCTGACCTTGCTGATTGATCCGGGTCGGATCAAGCAGGGGCTTGTTCCTCGGGAGGAGCTTGGGCCGGTCCTGGAAGCGGGGCGATGCTACACGCTCACGATTGCTTCGGAATGGCCGGATGCCACCGGTCGTTCCCTCGCCGAGCCGTTCCGAAAGACCTTCGATACCACGCCAGCCGATGAAGTCCCGCCCGATCCCTCAGACTGGCAAATCGATACACCGAAGGCAGGAACTAGGTCACCCCTGGTTGTGCGATTGCCCGAGCCGCTCGATCGTGCCCTGCTCGGTCGCTTGCTCTTTCTGACCGATCTGGAAGGGCGTCTAGTCCCAGGGCGGGTCGAGGCGGCCGATGCTGAAACCTGCTGGCGCTTCTCCCCTGAATCGTCCTGGCAATCCGGCCGCTACCTCTTGGTGGCGGACACCGACCTGGAAGACCTCGCCGGGAATGGCATCGGTCGCCCGTTCGAAGTCGATGTGTTTGATCGGATTGAGCCCCGAGTGGACGTTCGGACGGTGTCGGTTCCCTTCGAGGTCGCCCCTTGATCGGTCACGATCCGAGATCGAATTGCCCAGTGCTTGCCTCCAGATTGTCAAAGAGCTGTGGTCGATCAGAACGGTTGAGAACTTGATTCGCCAGAGGCTCGGATCAGGGCGTTCGTTTTGTGTTGGAGCGGTTCGCCACGATGGCAGACGACATCCGGTGCGCTCCCGAGATCATCAATGAGGTGGTCGAGAGAGTTGTTATAACCTTAATATTGAAAAGGGATTGTGGTCCGTGGTTCTGACTTTCTCTGGACCAGAAATGGGTTCGTCCCGTCACAAGTGCGTCGCCGAATCCCTCACCGTGAGGTCGGAGATTCGGAAGGAGGGATGAGCACGATGACGCGGAAGGATTGCGTCGGGTTGATCGGAGAGGGACGCCGTCCGGTGCGCCGGGCTCGGTGTGGCACCCGAATGTGGGCGAAACAGCACAACGTCTTGCTGGAAAACGGGTTGAAACGTCATCGTTCGGCCTGATGGGGCGTGTCCTGGGTTCGTTTCGTCAGTCGGTTCGAACGGATTGGCGCGAGACAAGAGCAATGGACACGTGGTTGGGCCGAGCGAGGAGTCGGAAGAGGCGAGGATCGGGGCTTACGAGTCGCCCAGGCGATGAATGTGCGCCTGAGTGCGCCATGCGGTGCGCTGTCGGAAGACGGTGAAGATGCCGGGGTTATTGTTGCGTAACTGCTTGGCGGAATGTCGGTTGAGGAGCGGAGGAACAGGAGCGTTGTGACGGTCAACGGGTTCGTTTTGTCGCAGACGTCGTAGGTGACTTGGTATTCGGGCAAGGGTCGGTAGGCCCATGAGGGGCCGCCCGAGGTCCGCCTGCTCAGATTCCAGGGCATTTGGAGTCCACTGGTT includes these proteins:
- a CDS encoding AbgT family transporter, yielding MPPEATDPPPQVTGIDPESKQSAIDRALNLIERLGNMLPDPAVLFLILMVIVWGASAALSPIEFTEIHPVTQEPIRIQNQLTGESLANFLANMVATFVGFHPLGVVLVALLGVGVAEHTGFINAGLKALLGITSRSLLTPMLILVAIVSHTAADAGYVLVIPLGGVIFHAAGRHPLAGIAAAFAGVSGGFSANFIPSGIDPLLQGLTQAGAQVIDADRLVNPLCNWYFTAASSALIILLGWYLTDRIIEPRLAMTKVDGDLSDLQPMASLGTREWRGLVAALLAMVGSLIVLGVLSAPADSPLRSPEGGLTDAKARLMQSIVPLIFLLFLIPGVVYGYVAGTVKDHRDIIKGMSKSMSAMGYYIVLAFFASLFIKAFNDSNIGALMALKGADGLRALRLPPQVTIVGIILLTGAVNLLVGSASAKWALLSPIFVPMLMQLGISPELTQAAYRVGDSTTNIITPLMPYFPLVVVYCQRYVRGTGIGTLVSLMLPYSVVFLVVWTVFLVLYWMIGIPMGLDAPYSYP
- a CDS encoding metal-sulfur cluster assembly factor, translated to MRRSLSIERTDSVEAKVRLLHEAYQKGRLDLVLSLADSIREGIRFDRQITLDPFEPHLEAENFVPVADLPKPWAIWARGWRLVQALSIFETIGQARSGEPVEIRLRLRIDQVTDPNRELRIARVDLEQGTLHELPSQVSSVTRSDQEWRCRLTFLAKVPQHDQATYLVFTDNPNAERPEYITDLNVVGEGYDLEISNHFYVARLSGQVGQLERLTSRREHGLELYAGGKGHGEPPGIDWAHDYVDHESFQKLRVRNWAECPDFEVERGPIFVRLRRWGFPHSPVHPLFTPSRIHIDQTYTFHAGLPYFFKEGTMEAIKDVRIEAMRDDEWVFSGYSYTNLIWFDGSGKLHDGPVPPEAANNLWGVGFYHNQSQDAFLAFWLDHRVDGHDRIDHSGSPTLSYPGHGQLWSRYPAQQTVLNAGTVFHQRNAYHLFPFSGEGDAEALEAMRHRLLNPIEPIADELPRCAHPLASGSLARQGETEEYGLQKQNIWHALHQVKDEQLYTAEASIVDLGYIYDVRVRAGVALVTVTMPHRGRPVHDFLVSQGGGRVSEGIREHVLRVEGIENVVVDLTWNPPWTVARLSNQGRAVMGLDPS
- a CDS encoding amidohydrolase family protein; amino-acid sequence: MGPLSLETEPYIDAHSHIWTPDLVRYPLAPGFTQSEMLPPSFTAEELLSTCRPSGVGRVNLIQMSYYGFDNSYMVDMIAAYPDRFIGTAIIDPEGRDPGAEMADLATKGVRAFRVQPQFLKLPMDRWLDHPGYDAMFSHASKSKQAISFLIDPNALPEVDRVCRTYPETPFIVDHLARIGVDGQFREPDLRALCDLARNPNAYVKIGAFYALSPMGPPYTDLAPMIRRVVDAYGSHRCMWESDCPFQVVDHSYQASIDLIQTQLDFLDDDDRRWLLTGTAESLLFAESA
- a CDS encoding dihydroxyacetone kinase family protein, yielding MKKLINNPHNVVSEMLEGLVLLDPELTRLEGHNVLLTADLADANQPRHTVALISGGGSGHEPAHAGYVGRGMLSAAVLGDVFTSPSTDEVIAAIRAVAGPAGVLLIVKNYTGDRLNFGFAAELARSEGIPVEMVIVADDVALSSSTNHAGRRGLAGTVLVHKVAGAASEAGASLAEVAAEARNAAESVRTMGVALSPGIIPVSGKPGFDLGPQEIEIGLGIHGEPGIRRESLKPVDELVDCLLDQILGDLKLPTGASVALLVNNLGATPPMELILVARRALSELKAKEFIVERVYVGTFLTSLEMVGVSLSVMRLDRLRQKRLDAPTRAHAWPNASDRSRSAPSSIAESSGRLAEILPSEASSLTKQERGLGHALHRIVDALLDAEPLLTDSDRVSGDGDLGISLARGARAIRELLPSLPTDDPAATLRALAATIQKSVGGTTGPLYAAGLYRASTCFRSTTGTDAQTWAFALRSAIDAIAEIGGAQAGDRTMLDALIPASKSLDQTLNAGATPIQALRAAVSSADLGVQSTTQMMPRQGRSSYLGSRVLGHPDPGAQAVSIWLHALSNTQ
- the trhA gene encoding PAQR family membrane homeostasis protein TrhA — its product is MKLEHSRIPEADRPRMLGVNWMTDQNDQEWRPWTKAEELANAVSHGLGFVAALMVFPLLVDGALEVGGRTAALAAAIFGTTMVVVYLSSALHHALPEGQTKRLIEVIDRAAIFLLIAGTYTPFALGVLRGTWGWLLLVSVWALAIYGIFRTIAAGTIRPYQGTKLYLVMGWLILLVVGPVTERMDPRGLALLVAGGMAYTIGVGFYAAQKMKFHHLVWHVCVMAGSACHVLATLWYAVA